From Salarias fasciatus chromosome 5, fSalaFa1.1, whole genome shotgun sequence, a single genomic window includes:
- the LOC115388911 gene encoding 5-aminolevulinate synthase, nonspecific, mitochondrial-like, with protein MDVIVRRCPFLTRVPQAFLQQPKKSLVAYAQRCPIMMELAAKPMAPSMARALCSSSSSSSSSHQTTEDIMSPTEAPNQKVESKLPVGHPLPPQGQAVASKCPFLAAEMGQKNSGVVRQVGMEFQEDVQEVRTVQKEVLKQPPMASAPKAEEKPSLIKTLLKQQPKRVTHLLQDNLHGRMSHFQYDKFFEKKIEEKKSDHTYRVFKTVNRLASDFPMADDFTGSLDEKREVSVWCSNDYLGMSRHPRVVQSIIDNIKKHGSGAGGTRNISGTSKFHVELEHELADLHKKDAALLFSSCFVANDSTLFTLAKMLPGCEIYSDAGNHASMIQGIRNSGAKKFIFRHNDVAHLRELLGKGDPTKPKIVAFETVHSMDGAVCPLEEMCDVAHEFGAITFVDEVHAVGLYGARGGGIGDRDGIMHKMDIISGTLGKAFGCVGGYIASTSYLVDTVRSYAAGFIFTTSLPPMLLAGARQSIQVLKDEEGRALRRKHQRNVKLLRQMLMDSGLPVVHCPSHIIPVRVSNAEKNTEVCDLMMSRHNIYVQAINYPTVARGEELLRIAPTPHHTPEMMKYFVERLVHTWKEVGLPLKPHSSAECTFCQQPLHFEVMSEREKSYFSGLSHPISARA; from the exons ATGGATGTGATAGTGCGTCGCTGTCCTTTCCTGACCCGTGTGCCTCAGGCCTTCTTGCAGCAGCCCAAAAAGTCTCTGGTGGCGTACGCGCAGCGATGCCCCATCATGATGGAGCTGGCAGCCAAGCCCATGGCCCCCTCAATGGCACGGGcactctgctcctcctcctcctcctcttcgtcctctcACCAGACAACCGAGGACATCATGTCCCCCACCGAAG CTCCTAACCAGAAGGTGGAGTCCAAGCTGCCAGTTGGGCACCCTCTGCCTCCTCAGGGCCAAGCAGTGGCCTCCAAATGCCCCTTCCTGGCTGCAGAAATGGGCCAGAAGAACAGCGGCGTGGTCCGTCAGGTTGGCATGGAGTTCCAGGAGGACGTGCAGGAGGTCCGCACCGTCCAGAAAG AAGTGCTGAAACAGCCACCCATGGCCAGCGCCCCCAAAGCAGAGGAGAAACCTAGTTTGATCAAGACGCTCCTGAAGCAGCAGCCGAAGAGAGTCACTCACTTGCTGCAGGACAACCTGCACGGAAGAA TGTCCCACTTCCAGTACGATAAGTTTTTCGAGAAGAAGATCGAAGAGAAGAAGAGCGACCACACATACCGCGTGTTTAAAACGGTGAATCGGCTCGCCAGCGACTTTCCGATGGCCGACGACTTCACCGGCTCTCTGGATGAGAAGAGGGAGGTCTCCGTTTGGTGCAGCAATGACTACCTGGGCATGAGCCGACACCCTCGGGTCGTGCAGTCCATAAT AGACAACATTAAAAAGCACGGTTCAGGAGCCGGAGGCACCAGGAACATCTCTGGAACCAGCAAGTTCCACGTGGAGCTGGAGCACGAACTGGCCGACCTGCACAAGAAGGACGCGGCGCTGCTGTTCAGCTCCTGCTTCGTCGCTAATGACTCCACCCTCTTCACTCTGGCCAAGATGCTGCCAG GTTGTGAGATCTACTCCGACGCTGGCAACCACGCCTCAATGATCCAGGGGATCAGGAACAGCGGCGCCAAGAAGTTTATTTTCCGTCACAATGACGTGGCTCACCTCCGAGAGCTGCTGGGAAAGGGAGACCCCACAAAGCCGAAGATCGTGGCCTTCGAGACGGTTCACTCCATGGACG GTGCCGTGTGTCCACTGGAGGAGATGTGCGACGTGGCCCACGAGTTCGGTGCCATCACCTTCGTGGACGAGGTGCACGCCGTGGGTCTGTACGGCGCCAGAGGCGGGGGCATCGGAGACCGGGACGGCATCATGCACAAGATGGACATCATCTCAGGGACTCTAG gcAAGGCCTTTGGGTGTGTCGGCGGCTACATCGCCAGTACCTCATACCTGGTGGACACGGTGCGCTCCTACGCCGCCGGCTTCATCTTCACCACCTCGCTGCCTCCGATGCTGCTGGCCGGAGCCCGGCAGTCCATCCAGGTCCTGAAGGACGAGGAGGGCCGGGCGCTGAGGCGGAAACACCAGCGCAACGTCAAGCTGCTGCGGCAGATGCTGATGGACTCGGGCCTGCCGGTCGTTCACTGCCCCAGCCACATCATCCCCGTCCGG gTGTCGAACGCCGAGAAAAACACGGAGGTGTGCGACCTCATGATGAGCCGCCACAACATCTACGTGCAGGCCATCAACTACCCCACTGTagcgagaggagaggagctgctgcggatCGCTCCCACCCCTCACCACACCCCCGAGATGATGAAATACTTTGTTG AGAGGCTGGTGCACACCTGGAAGGAGGTGGGCCTCCCTCTGAAGCCCCACTCGTCCGCAGAGTGCACCTTCTGCCAGCAGCCGCTGCACTTCGAGGTGATGAGCGAGCGGGAAAAGTCTTACTTCAGCGGCCTGAGCCACCCGATCTCCGCCCGCGCGTAG